One Vidua macroura isolate BioBank_ID:100142 chromosome 38, ASM2450914v1, whole genome shotgun sequence DNA segment encodes these proteins:
- the HDAC7 gene encoding histone deacetylase 7 isoform X2 produces the protein MQGQSQAAVTPCTSPRVPQAVPMDLRIGQRVVKPQDTALLALKQQQLQHQLFLASLHQQQVEQLAHQHVRVAMESPHREAEPCQQEQELRQILNKDKSKRSAVASTVVKQKLAEVILKKQQAALERTSNPPAAALPYRSLEPLEPEGPSPAMLSTFLSPVPSTSLDTPEHFPLRKTASEPNLKVRCKPRKCLDRRKNPLTRKESAPPSLKRRPPDTIDSSPSSSSTPVSGCSSPNDSLPAEHAALPAAPGVAHETPLAQRLMMQESSLAQFALQSAASLPAITLGLPATTGTRGDAKRRALPSLAHQVPVLNGPVLPGTHSPVFIPASLEQHEAGSPLSPRLQPVIILEPSVTHAPLVAVPGLGTVPLSLAPSLVPAERLALPGHHKPLGRTRSEPLPPSPRAVQQHLLFQQHQAHFLRQQPHLGKRMAKSSEKPRLRQIPSSEDMEAEGTLPEAAAEAGDSTRARVEPPRPGGSAKEPERTQKMGQPQEELVLQQAFLWDSFQRVQQQLLKRQPLADPPMLPPGHRPLSRAQSSPATATVSLPAQDTKVLALPVQEQPPKPHFTTGLVYDSVMLKHQCSCGDNSNHPEHAGRIQSIWSRLQERGLRSRCECLRGRKATLEELQCIHSERHVLLYGTNPLNRLKLDNSKLAGILSQRTFVMLPCGGVGVDSDTIWNELHSSNAARWAAGSVTELAFKVATRELKNGFAVVRPPGHHADPSTAMGFCFFNSVAIAARQLQQKGKLSKILIVDWDVHHGNGTQQIFYRDPEVLYISLHRHDDGNFFPGSGAADEVGAGPGEGFNVNVAWAGGLDPPMGDPEYLAAFRTVVMPIAHEFCPDVVLVSAGFDAAEGHPPPLGGYKVSAKCFGYMTKQLMSLAGGAVVLALEGGHDLTAICDASEACVSALLGHELEPLPEDSLRQKPNANAVRSLEAVIQVQSKYWVAVQRFASKLGCSFLEAQHHEADEVETVTALASLSVAVMVEKRAQEEPMEQEEPMNQ, from the exons ctgcCGTGACCCCGTGCACCTCCCCGCGGGTGCCCCAGGCCGTCCCCATGGACCTGCGGATCGGGCAGCGCGTGGTCAAGCCCCAGGACACGGCGCTGCTGgccctgaagcagcagcagctgcagcaccagctcttCCTGGCCAGCCTGCACCAGCAGCAAGTGGAGCAGCTCGCCCACCAGCACGTCAGG gtGGCCATGGAGTCCCCGCACCGCGAGGCTGAGCcgtgccagcaggagcaggagctgcggCAGATCCTCAACAAGGACAAGAGCAAGCGGA GTGCCGTGGCCAGCACGGTGGTGAAGCAGAAGTTGGCCGAGGTCATCCTGAAGAAGCAACAGGCTGCTCTGGAGAGGACCAGCAACCCCCCCGCTGCAGCCCTGCCCTACAG GTCTCTGGAGCCTCTGGAGCCCGAGGGTCCCTCCCCTGCCATGCTCAGCACGTTTCTGTCCCCCGTGCCCAGCACTTCTCTTGACACCCCCGAGCATTTTCCACTGCGGAAAACAG CGTCCGAGCCCAACCTGAAGGTTCGGTGCAAGCCCAGGAAGTGCCTGGACCGGCGCAAGAACCCCCTGACCCGCAAGGAGAGCGCTCCCCCCTCGCTGAAGAGGCGCCCGCCCGACACCATCG ACTCATCCCCCAGTAGCAGCAGCACCCCCGTGTCAGGCTGCAGTTCTCCCAACGACAGCCTGCCCGCAGAGCACGCGGCGCTGCCTGCCGCCCCGGGCGTGGCCCACGAG ACGCCCCTGGCCCAGCGGCTGATGATGCAGGAGAGCTCCCTGGCCCAGTTTGCCCTGCAGAGCGCGGCCTCACTGCCGGCCATCACCCTGGGCCTACCGGCCACCACTGGCACCAGG GGTGACGCCAAGCGCCGGGcgctgcccagcctggctcacCAGGTGCCGGTGCTCAACGGGCCGGTGCTCCCGGGCACGCACTCGCCCGTCTTCATCCCggccagcctggagcagcacgAGGCCGGCAGCCCCCTGTCCCCGCGGCTGCAGCCCGTCATCATCCTCGAGCCCTCGGTCACCCACGCTCCGCTGGTGGCAG TGCCAGGCCTGGGGACCGTCCCCTTGTCCTTGGCGCCTTCCCTGGTGCCCGCGGAGCGCCTGGCCCTGCCGGGCCACCACAAGCCGCTGGGCAGGACCCGCTCGGAGCCGCTGCCGCCGAGCCCCAGGGCcgtgcagcagcacctgctcttccagcagcaccaggcgCACTTCCTCAGGCAGCAGCCGCACCTGGGCAAG CGCATGGCCAAGTCCAGCGAGAAGCCCCGGCTGCGGCAGATCCCGTCCTCGGAGGACATGGAGGCGGAGGGGACGCTCCCAGAGGCCGCGGCCGAGGCTGGGGACTCCACCCGGGCACGGGTGGAgcccccccggcccggcggcaGCGCGAAGGAGCCCGAGAGGACGCAGAagatggggcagccccaggaggagctggtCCTGCAGCAG gccTTCCTGTGGGACTCCTTCCAGcgggtgcagcagcagctcctcaagCGCCAGCCCTTGGCCGACCCCCCCATGCTCCCCCCCGGCCACCGGCCCCTGTCCAGGGCTCAGTCATCCCCGGCCACGGCCACcgtgtccctccctgcccaggacaccAAGGTGCTGGCCCTGCCCGTGCAGGAGCAGCCGCCCAAGCCACACTTCACCACAG ggctggtttACGACTCGGTGATGCTGAAGCACCAATGCTCCTGCGGGGACAACAGCAACCACCCCGAGCACGCCGGGAGGATCCAGAGCATCTGGTCCCGGCTGCAGGAGCGGGGCCTGCGCAGCCGCTGCGAG TGCCTGCGGGGCCGCAAGGCcaccctggaggagctgcagtgcaTCCACAGCGAGCGTCACGTGCTCCTCTACGGCACCAACCCCCTCAACCGCCTCAAACTGGACAACAGCAAGCTGGCAG GGATCCTGTCGCAGAGGACGTTTGTGATGCTGCCCTGCGGAGGGGTGGGG GTGGACAGTGACACCATCTGGAACGAGCTGCACTCGTCCAACGCAGCCCGCTGGGCCGCGGGCAGCGTCACTGAGCTGGCCTTCAAGGTGGCCACCAGGGAGCTGAAG aaTGGCTTTGCCGTGGTGCGGCCGCCCGGACACCACGCGGATCCTTCCACGGCCAT GGGGTTCTGCTTCTTTAACTCAGTGGCCATCgctgccaggcagctgcagcagaaggggaAGCTCAGCAAGATCCTCATCGTGGACTGG GACGTTCACCATGGCAACGGGACCCAGCAGATTTTCTACAGGGACCCTGAGGTTCTCTACATCTCCCTGCACCGCCACGACGACGGCAACTTCTTTCCGGGCAGCGGCGCCGCCGACGAG GTGGGCGCTGGCCCTGGCGAGGGCTTCAACGTCAACGTGGCGTGGGCTGGAGGGCTCGACCCCCCCATGGGGGACCCCGAGTATCTGGCTGCCTTCAG GACCGTGGTGATGCCCATCGCCCACGAGTTCTGCCCCGACGTGGTGCTGGTGTCGGCCGGCTTCGACGCAGCCGAGGGCCACCCGCCCCCCTTGGGGGGCTACAAAGTCTCTGCCAAGT GTTTTGGCTACATGACCAAGCAGCTGATGAGCCTGGCGGGGGGGGCCGTGGTGCTGGCGCTGGAGGGGGGGCACGACCTCACGGCCATTTGTGACGCATCCGAGGCCTGCGTGTCTGCCCTGCTGGGCCACGAG cTGGAGCCGCTCCCTGAGGACAGCCTGAGGCAGAAGCCCAACGCCAACGCCGTGCGCTCGCTGGAGGCCGTGATCCAGGTCCAGA GTAAATACTGGGTGGCCGTGCAGCGCTTCGCCTCCAAGCTGGGCTGCTCCTTCCTCGAGGCCCAGCACCACGAGGCCGACGAGGTGGAGACGGTCACGGCCCTGGCATCCCTCTCAGTGGCCGTGATGGTGGAGAAGAG GGCACAGGAGGAGCcgatggagcaggaggagcccaTGAATCAGTGA
- the HDAC7 gene encoding histone deacetylase 7 isoform X4, with the protein MFSGLEISTTLVMFSPSSAVTPCTSPRVPQAVPMDLRIGQRVVKPQDTALLALKQQQLQHQLFLASLHQQQVEQLAHQHVRVAMESPHREAEPCQQEQELRQILNKDKSKRSAVASTVVKQKLAEVILKKQQAALERTSNPPAAALPYRSLEPLEPEGPSPAMLSTFLSPVPSTSLDTPEHFPLRKTASEPNLKVRCKPRKCLDRRKNPLTRKESAPPSLKRRPPDTIDSSPSSSSTPVSGCSSPNDSLPAEHAALPAAPGVAHEGDAKRRALPSLAHQVPVLNGPVLPGTHSPVFIPASLEQHEAGSPLSPRLQPVIILEPSVTHAPLVAVPGLGTVPLSLAPSLVPAERLALPGHHKPLGRTRSEPLPPSPRAVQQHLLFQQHQAHFLRQQPHLGKRMAKSSEKPRLRQIPSSEDMEAEGTLPEAAAEAGDSTRARVEPPRPGGSAKEPERTQKMGQPQEELVLQQAFLWDSFQRVQQQLLKRQPLADPPMLPPGHRPLSRAQSSPATATVSLPAQDTKVLALPVQEQPPKPHFTTGLVYDSVMLKHQCSCGDNSNHPEHAGRIQSIWSRLQERGLRSRCECLRGRKATLEELQCIHSERHVLLYGTNPLNRLKLDNSKLAGILSQRTFVMLPCGGVGVDSDTIWNELHSSNAARWAAGSVTELAFKVATRELKNGFAVVRPPGHHADPSTAMGFCFFNSVAIAARQLQQKGKLSKILIVDWDVHHGNGTQQIFYRDPEVLYISLHRHDDGNFFPGSGAADEVGAGPGEGFNVNVAWAGGLDPPMGDPEYLAAFRTVVMPIAHEFCPDVVLVSAGFDAAEGHPPPLGGYKVSAKCFGYMTKQLMSLAGGAVVLALEGGHDLTAICDASEACVSALLGHELEPLPEDSLRQKPNANAVRSLEAVIQVQSKYWVAVQRFASKLGCSFLEAQHHEADEVETVTALASLSVAVMVEKRAQEEPMEQEEPMNQ; encoded by the exons ctgcCGTGACCCCGTGCACCTCCCCGCGGGTGCCCCAGGCCGTCCCCATGGACCTGCGGATCGGGCAGCGCGTGGTCAAGCCCCAGGACACGGCGCTGCTGgccctgaagcagcagcagctgcagcaccagctcttCCTGGCCAGCCTGCACCAGCAGCAAGTGGAGCAGCTCGCCCACCAGCACGTCAGG gtGGCCATGGAGTCCCCGCACCGCGAGGCTGAGCcgtgccagcaggagcaggagctgcggCAGATCCTCAACAAGGACAAGAGCAAGCGGA GTGCCGTGGCCAGCACGGTGGTGAAGCAGAAGTTGGCCGAGGTCATCCTGAAGAAGCAACAGGCTGCTCTGGAGAGGACCAGCAACCCCCCCGCTGCAGCCCTGCCCTACAG GTCTCTGGAGCCTCTGGAGCCCGAGGGTCCCTCCCCTGCCATGCTCAGCACGTTTCTGTCCCCCGTGCCCAGCACTTCTCTTGACACCCCCGAGCATTTTCCACTGCGGAAAACAG CGTCCGAGCCCAACCTGAAGGTTCGGTGCAAGCCCAGGAAGTGCCTGGACCGGCGCAAGAACCCCCTGACCCGCAAGGAGAGCGCTCCCCCCTCGCTGAAGAGGCGCCCGCCCGACACCATCG ACTCATCCCCCAGTAGCAGCAGCACCCCCGTGTCAGGCTGCAGTTCTCCCAACGACAGCCTGCCCGCAGAGCACGCGGCGCTGCCTGCCGCCCCGGGCGTGGCCCACGAG GGTGACGCCAAGCGCCGGGcgctgcccagcctggctcacCAGGTGCCGGTGCTCAACGGGCCGGTGCTCCCGGGCACGCACTCGCCCGTCTTCATCCCggccagcctggagcagcacgAGGCCGGCAGCCCCCTGTCCCCGCGGCTGCAGCCCGTCATCATCCTCGAGCCCTCGGTCACCCACGCTCCGCTGGTGGCAG TGCCAGGCCTGGGGACCGTCCCCTTGTCCTTGGCGCCTTCCCTGGTGCCCGCGGAGCGCCTGGCCCTGCCGGGCCACCACAAGCCGCTGGGCAGGACCCGCTCGGAGCCGCTGCCGCCGAGCCCCAGGGCcgtgcagcagcacctgctcttccagcagcaccaggcgCACTTCCTCAGGCAGCAGCCGCACCTGGGCAAG CGCATGGCCAAGTCCAGCGAGAAGCCCCGGCTGCGGCAGATCCCGTCCTCGGAGGACATGGAGGCGGAGGGGACGCTCCCAGAGGCCGCGGCCGAGGCTGGGGACTCCACCCGGGCACGGGTGGAgcccccccggcccggcggcaGCGCGAAGGAGCCCGAGAGGACGCAGAagatggggcagccccaggaggagctggtCCTGCAGCAG gccTTCCTGTGGGACTCCTTCCAGcgggtgcagcagcagctcctcaagCGCCAGCCCTTGGCCGACCCCCCCATGCTCCCCCCCGGCCACCGGCCCCTGTCCAGGGCTCAGTCATCCCCGGCCACGGCCACcgtgtccctccctgcccaggacaccAAGGTGCTGGCCCTGCCCGTGCAGGAGCAGCCGCCCAAGCCACACTTCACCACAG ggctggtttACGACTCGGTGATGCTGAAGCACCAATGCTCCTGCGGGGACAACAGCAACCACCCCGAGCACGCCGGGAGGATCCAGAGCATCTGGTCCCGGCTGCAGGAGCGGGGCCTGCGCAGCCGCTGCGAG TGCCTGCGGGGCCGCAAGGCcaccctggaggagctgcagtgcaTCCACAGCGAGCGTCACGTGCTCCTCTACGGCACCAACCCCCTCAACCGCCTCAAACTGGACAACAGCAAGCTGGCAG GGATCCTGTCGCAGAGGACGTTTGTGATGCTGCCCTGCGGAGGGGTGGGG GTGGACAGTGACACCATCTGGAACGAGCTGCACTCGTCCAACGCAGCCCGCTGGGCCGCGGGCAGCGTCACTGAGCTGGCCTTCAAGGTGGCCACCAGGGAGCTGAAG aaTGGCTTTGCCGTGGTGCGGCCGCCCGGACACCACGCGGATCCTTCCACGGCCAT GGGGTTCTGCTTCTTTAACTCAGTGGCCATCgctgccaggcagctgcagcagaaggggaAGCTCAGCAAGATCCTCATCGTGGACTGG GACGTTCACCATGGCAACGGGACCCAGCAGATTTTCTACAGGGACCCTGAGGTTCTCTACATCTCCCTGCACCGCCACGACGACGGCAACTTCTTTCCGGGCAGCGGCGCCGCCGACGAG GTGGGCGCTGGCCCTGGCGAGGGCTTCAACGTCAACGTGGCGTGGGCTGGAGGGCTCGACCCCCCCATGGGGGACCCCGAGTATCTGGCTGCCTTCAG GACCGTGGTGATGCCCATCGCCCACGAGTTCTGCCCCGACGTGGTGCTGGTGTCGGCCGGCTTCGACGCAGCCGAGGGCCACCCGCCCCCCTTGGGGGGCTACAAAGTCTCTGCCAAGT GTTTTGGCTACATGACCAAGCAGCTGATGAGCCTGGCGGGGGGGGCCGTGGTGCTGGCGCTGGAGGGGGGGCACGACCTCACGGCCATTTGTGACGCATCCGAGGCCTGCGTGTCTGCCCTGCTGGGCCACGAG cTGGAGCCGCTCCCTGAGGACAGCCTGAGGCAGAAGCCCAACGCCAACGCCGTGCGCTCGCTGGAGGCCGTGATCCAGGTCCAGA GTAAATACTGGGTGGCCGTGCAGCGCTTCGCCTCCAAGCTGGGCTGCTCCTTCCTCGAGGCCCAGCACCACGAGGCCGACGAGGTGGAGACGGTCACGGCCCTGGCATCCCTCTCAGTGGCCGTGATGGTGGAGAAGAG GGCACAGGAGGAGCcgatggagcaggaggagcccaTGAATCAGTGA
- the HDAC7 gene encoding histone deacetylase 7 isoform X1 — translation MFSGLEISTTLVMFSPSSAVTPCTSPRVPQAVPMDLRIGQRVVKPQDTALLALKQQQLQHQLFLASLHQQQVEQLAHQHVRVAMESPHREAEPCQQEQELRQILNKDKSKRSAVASTVVKQKLAEVILKKQQAALERTSNPPAAALPYRSLEPLEPEGPSPAMLSTFLSPVPSTSLDTPEHFPLRKTASEPNLKVRCKPRKCLDRRKNPLTRKESAPPSLKRRPPDTIDSSPSSSSTPVSGCSSPNDSLPAEHAALPAAPGVAHETPLAQRLMMQESSLAQFALQSAASLPAITLGLPATTGTRGDAKRRALPSLAHQVPVLNGPVLPGTHSPVFIPASLEQHEAGSPLSPRLQPVIILEPSVTHAPLVAVPGLGTVPLSLAPSLVPAERLALPGHHKPLGRTRSEPLPPSPRAVQQHLLFQQHQAHFLRQQPHLGKRMAKSSEKPRLRQIPSSEDMEAEGTLPEAAAEAGDSTRARVEPPRPGGSAKEPERTQKMGQPQEELVLQQAFLWDSFQRVQQQLLKRQPLADPPMLPPGHRPLSRAQSSPATATVSLPAQDTKVLALPVQEQPPKPHFTTGLVYDSVMLKHQCSCGDNSNHPEHAGRIQSIWSRLQERGLRSRCECLRGRKATLEELQCIHSERHVLLYGTNPLNRLKLDNSKLAGILSQRTFVMLPCGGVGVDSDTIWNELHSSNAARWAAGSVTELAFKVATRELKNGFAVVRPPGHHADPSTAMGFCFFNSVAIAARQLQQKGKLSKILIVDWDVHHGNGTQQIFYRDPEVLYISLHRHDDGNFFPGSGAADEVGAGPGEGFNVNVAWAGGLDPPMGDPEYLAAFRTVVMPIAHEFCPDVVLVSAGFDAAEGHPPPLGGYKVSAKCFGYMTKQLMSLAGGAVVLALEGGHDLTAICDASEACVSALLGHELEPLPEDSLRQKPNANAVRSLEAVIQVQSKYWVAVQRFASKLGCSFLEAQHHEADEVETVTALASLSVAVMVEKRAQEEPMEQEEPMNQ, via the exons ctgcCGTGACCCCGTGCACCTCCCCGCGGGTGCCCCAGGCCGTCCCCATGGACCTGCGGATCGGGCAGCGCGTGGTCAAGCCCCAGGACACGGCGCTGCTGgccctgaagcagcagcagctgcagcaccagctcttCCTGGCCAGCCTGCACCAGCAGCAAGTGGAGCAGCTCGCCCACCAGCACGTCAGG gtGGCCATGGAGTCCCCGCACCGCGAGGCTGAGCcgtgccagcaggagcaggagctgcggCAGATCCTCAACAAGGACAAGAGCAAGCGGA GTGCCGTGGCCAGCACGGTGGTGAAGCAGAAGTTGGCCGAGGTCATCCTGAAGAAGCAACAGGCTGCTCTGGAGAGGACCAGCAACCCCCCCGCTGCAGCCCTGCCCTACAG GTCTCTGGAGCCTCTGGAGCCCGAGGGTCCCTCCCCTGCCATGCTCAGCACGTTTCTGTCCCCCGTGCCCAGCACTTCTCTTGACACCCCCGAGCATTTTCCACTGCGGAAAACAG CGTCCGAGCCCAACCTGAAGGTTCGGTGCAAGCCCAGGAAGTGCCTGGACCGGCGCAAGAACCCCCTGACCCGCAAGGAGAGCGCTCCCCCCTCGCTGAAGAGGCGCCCGCCCGACACCATCG ACTCATCCCCCAGTAGCAGCAGCACCCCCGTGTCAGGCTGCAGTTCTCCCAACGACAGCCTGCCCGCAGAGCACGCGGCGCTGCCTGCCGCCCCGGGCGTGGCCCACGAG ACGCCCCTGGCCCAGCGGCTGATGATGCAGGAGAGCTCCCTGGCCCAGTTTGCCCTGCAGAGCGCGGCCTCACTGCCGGCCATCACCCTGGGCCTACCGGCCACCACTGGCACCAGG GGTGACGCCAAGCGCCGGGcgctgcccagcctggctcacCAGGTGCCGGTGCTCAACGGGCCGGTGCTCCCGGGCACGCACTCGCCCGTCTTCATCCCggccagcctggagcagcacgAGGCCGGCAGCCCCCTGTCCCCGCGGCTGCAGCCCGTCATCATCCTCGAGCCCTCGGTCACCCACGCTCCGCTGGTGGCAG TGCCAGGCCTGGGGACCGTCCCCTTGTCCTTGGCGCCTTCCCTGGTGCCCGCGGAGCGCCTGGCCCTGCCGGGCCACCACAAGCCGCTGGGCAGGACCCGCTCGGAGCCGCTGCCGCCGAGCCCCAGGGCcgtgcagcagcacctgctcttccagcagcaccaggcgCACTTCCTCAGGCAGCAGCCGCACCTGGGCAAG CGCATGGCCAAGTCCAGCGAGAAGCCCCGGCTGCGGCAGATCCCGTCCTCGGAGGACATGGAGGCGGAGGGGACGCTCCCAGAGGCCGCGGCCGAGGCTGGGGACTCCACCCGGGCACGGGTGGAgcccccccggcccggcggcaGCGCGAAGGAGCCCGAGAGGACGCAGAagatggggcagccccaggaggagctggtCCTGCAGCAG gccTTCCTGTGGGACTCCTTCCAGcgggtgcagcagcagctcctcaagCGCCAGCCCTTGGCCGACCCCCCCATGCTCCCCCCCGGCCACCGGCCCCTGTCCAGGGCTCAGTCATCCCCGGCCACGGCCACcgtgtccctccctgcccaggacaccAAGGTGCTGGCCCTGCCCGTGCAGGAGCAGCCGCCCAAGCCACACTTCACCACAG ggctggtttACGACTCGGTGATGCTGAAGCACCAATGCTCCTGCGGGGACAACAGCAACCACCCCGAGCACGCCGGGAGGATCCAGAGCATCTGGTCCCGGCTGCAGGAGCGGGGCCTGCGCAGCCGCTGCGAG TGCCTGCGGGGCCGCAAGGCcaccctggaggagctgcagtgcaTCCACAGCGAGCGTCACGTGCTCCTCTACGGCACCAACCCCCTCAACCGCCTCAAACTGGACAACAGCAAGCTGGCAG GGATCCTGTCGCAGAGGACGTTTGTGATGCTGCCCTGCGGAGGGGTGGGG GTGGACAGTGACACCATCTGGAACGAGCTGCACTCGTCCAACGCAGCCCGCTGGGCCGCGGGCAGCGTCACTGAGCTGGCCTTCAAGGTGGCCACCAGGGAGCTGAAG aaTGGCTTTGCCGTGGTGCGGCCGCCCGGACACCACGCGGATCCTTCCACGGCCAT GGGGTTCTGCTTCTTTAACTCAGTGGCCATCgctgccaggcagctgcagcagaaggggaAGCTCAGCAAGATCCTCATCGTGGACTGG GACGTTCACCATGGCAACGGGACCCAGCAGATTTTCTACAGGGACCCTGAGGTTCTCTACATCTCCCTGCACCGCCACGACGACGGCAACTTCTTTCCGGGCAGCGGCGCCGCCGACGAG GTGGGCGCTGGCCCTGGCGAGGGCTTCAACGTCAACGTGGCGTGGGCTGGAGGGCTCGACCCCCCCATGGGGGACCCCGAGTATCTGGCTGCCTTCAG GACCGTGGTGATGCCCATCGCCCACGAGTTCTGCCCCGACGTGGTGCTGGTGTCGGCCGGCTTCGACGCAGCCGAGGGCCACCCGCCCCCCTTGGGGGGCTACAAAGTCTCTGCCAAGT GTTTTGGCTACATGACCAAGCAGCTGATGAGCCTGGCGGGGGGGGCCGTGGTGCTGGCGCTGGAGGGGGGGCACGACCTCACGGCCATTTGTGACGCATCCGAGGCCTGCGTGTCTGCCCTGCTGGGCCACGAG cTGGAGCCGCTCCCTGAGGACAGCCTGAGGCAGAAGCCCAACGCCAACGCCGTGCGCTCGCTGGAGGCCGTGATCCAGGTCCAGA GTAAATACTGGGTGGCCGTGCAGCGCTTCGCCTCCAAGCTGGGCTGCTCCTTCCTCGAGGCCCAGCACCACGAGGCCGACGAGGTGGAGACGGTCACGGCCCTGGCATCCCTCTCAGTGGCCGTGATGGTGGAGAAGAG GGCACAGGAGGAGCcgatggagcaggaggagcccaTGAATCAGTGA